TGCATTTTTAATGTTGTCTGAAGGGATTTCTATCACTAAAGAAAGGCATAGGGGGTTTTTAGCTGCATTAAAAGAAGCAGGTATCTCAACAGAGCCACATTTAAACAAGGTTTGTTTTCAAGATGAATCTGAGAATGTTAAAGTAATTGAAGAGCTTTTATCATCAGAAGCACCGCCTGATGGGATTTTAGCTTCTGTTGAAAAATTAGCCATTGCTAGTTATATGGCTGCTAAAAATCTAGAACTGAAAATCCCAAAGGATTTGAAAGTGATTAGTTTCTCTAACATGAGAATTGCAGGGCTATTAAACCCGTCACTATCCACGATTTCCCAGCCAGCTTTTGAAATGGGAGAGGAGTGTGGCCGGCTTTTGATGAAGAAATTAACAAGGCCTAAACAACCTGATTTCCCGGATGAGTTAGTGGTTTTACCCTCAAAGCTTACGATAAGAGCTTCTACGATGGTGGAGTAACCATTTATTAAAATAAAAAAAGCTGTTCCGAAAATTTTCGGAACAGCTTTTCTGTTTATGTGGCTATTTAATTAATAGCCTGGATTCTGAGGGAATGCGCTAGCATTTCCTTCTGCCCGGTCAATTTGATTTTGAGGGATTGGTCTCAATGTATGGAAATCCTGAATGTTAGGCGCTCCTTGAGGATTATAGAGTTTCACTCTTTCCACTAAGATTCCCCATCTTTTCAGATCCAACCAGCGTGTCTGTTCCCCGATCAATTCTCTAGCTCTTTCTTCAGTAATCAACTCAAAAGTTACATCTGATGCTGAGATTTCCATTTCCGCTTCTTTTCCAGGGAAGGCAGCTCTTCTTCTTACCATGTTAAGGTTTTCCGCAGCTAGATCCATTTTTCCTTGACGGAATTGAGATTCTGCAAGTAAAAGATAAGTGTCAGCTAATCTCATTGCGATGTAGTCTCTACCACCTTCAAATTGTGTACGGTCAGCTCTTCCTGGATCCATATGCTTTCTTAAAGCTGGAAACAAGCGCTCTGTATAAAGCTCAGGCGTCAAGACCTGATAAGGATATTGGGCTCTTTCTGCTTCTGACATATTATACCCTGGTAACCACATGGTGGTATCGCCTTGAGCGAAAGTCACTGTCTCTTTTGACTTGTCAAAAGTGGTATTATAAGTCCCTGGTCTATTGGATAAGAAGGCATCACGATATGACTTTTTGTATCTTGAGTCATTCTCTCTTTCTGCAAAAATCACGTCTAAAGTATAATTAGTCGGTCTATACCTCTTAAATGGTCTACCGTTTTCCGTATCTCTAATCATTCCTGGCTGCACATCATACTCCATTAAGAAGAATACGTGCGCGTTATTACCGCCACCATTGGTCAACGGATCTCTAGTGTATTGAACAGAATAAATTACTTCATCATTGATTTCATTTCCAAATGCATAAACATCCGCAAAATCGGGAAGTAAGATTAAGCCATAATTATCAATGACACTTTGTAATAATGGCTCAGCATTAGCAAAATCAGAACTTTCAGCAGCTTCTGATGTGCCTTTAGTTAAATATACTCTGCCTAATAAATGTTCAGCTGCTGGTCTGGTAGCACGTCCGTAATCTGAAGATTTTGCCTTCGCTTCCAAGTTTGGAATAGCTTCTTGCAAATCCTGAATAATTGCTGAATACACTGTAGCTACCGTTGCTCTGGTTACTTCTTTTGTAGGAACCTCTGTTTCAGAAAGCTGCAAATCAACTCCGCCAAACAACTGAACTAAAATAAAGTAATGATGTGCTCTGATAAACTTCGCTTCTGCAATCCTTTGTTTGAGAACATCTTCAGAAACTCCAGTCACATTTACTGATCTATCGATTACTGCGTTACAGGTATTGATTCCTCGGTAAAACTCATCCCATAACTCACGCACATGACCATTTTGAGAGTCAAATTGATTGGTGTAGGTATTCATGAATTTCCAGCCACCATCTGCTCCATTGGTATAAATGTCCGTACCGAATATGGTGAAATTATTGCCTCTTTCAGTTCCGTACCAAGCTCTCATCGTGCTATAAGCAGCGTTGATTCCATCATTAAGTCCTTTTGGTGTATTTAAGTAATCGTTACCGATTTGGGAAACGACATCTTCTTCCAGAAATCCATCACAGGAAATCATAGTAGAAAATCCTATTACCAGGGCTGTTGCTTTCGCCCATTTATTCATTTTTATAGCTAAATTTTTCATTTCTATTTAGAATTTTGCATTAATACCAAATGTAAAAGAAGTGACTGCAGGAGAGACGTTTGCATTTACTGCTCCGCCACCAACTCCTTGCTCCCCATCTATAAACACTTCAGGGTCAATTCCTTTGTGCTCAGATCTGTAGTTTGCAAAAATGAAAGGTTGCTGAATACTTGTGTATAATCTTAGGCTGGTGAAACCAATTTTATTGATTACCTCAGGCGCGAAATTGTAGCCGAAATTGATGTTTCTTACTTTAATAAAAGTACCATCAAAGTATTCCATAGAGCTTGCGTATTTAGCTCTTTCCTGATTCACATTTGGCCTTGGGTAATCATTAGTCGGATTATTAGGAGTCCAATAGTTAACGTCTAGGTTGTTGTATCTACCTGCTAGCGTATTGTTTCCAGTATGGAATTGAGACCTGATCATTGAACCAAACCTTCCAAATAAGAAGAAGGATAGGTCAAAACCTTTGTAAGAAAATCTATTTGTAAAGCCTAAAGCAAAATCAGGAACTGCAGATCCAAGGAATTGTCTATCATCTGAGTTAATTACTCCATCATTGTTTAGGTCTTCTATTTTGATTTCTCCAGGTACACTACCATAAGAAGTAGCTTCATCTAATTCGTCCAATTGCCAGATTCCAATCTTTTTCAAATCATAGAATATTGTCAATGGTTGACCGATAAATCTACCTGCAGAGATGTCGTCACCATTTGGAAGTGAAATGATCTCTTCTTTGTTTTTTGTGAAAATCAGATCCGAAGTCCAAGTGAAATCACCTTTTTCTATGTTAAGCGTAGAAAGGGTCAATTCGATACCTCTGTTTTGAGTCTCTCCAATGTTAGTGGTGAATCCACCAAATCCAATGGAATTAGGAAGTGGTTGAGGAGCTAATAAATCAGATGTATTTGTGATATAATATTCTAAAGAACCAAATACTCTATTTTGCCATAAAGCAAAATCTAAGCCCACATTGAAAGTTGTAGAAGTTTCCCATCTTAAATCTGGGTTACCAATCGTACTTGGTCTATAACCGTAGGCTGGAGAATTGTCAAATGCATAGGAAGTTCTTCCTAAAAGCGCCTGAGTTTGGTATGGGTTGATTGCTTGGTTACCAATTGATCCATAAGAAACTCTAAATTTCAATTGATCAACATTCGTTGAATTTTGCATGAAGCCTTCGGAATGAATATTCCATCCTAATGCTACTGAAGGGAAGTAACCAAATCGATTATTTTCACCAAACCTTGAACTACCATCCGCTCTCAATGTAGCTGTTAACAAGAATTTGTTTTTGTAATCATAGTTAACTCTACCCATGAATGACATCAATGCCCATTCTCTCAAATTAGTATTTGCTCCTGTAATTTGAGAGGCATCCCCTAAACGGTGATAAAATTGAGATTCTGCTGGAATACCTAAAACACTAACTGTAGTCTGTTCATATCTATCTTTCTGGATAGACTGCAATGCTGTAATGTTCAGATTATGCTTTTCATTGAAAGACTTATTGAAAGTCAGGATATTTTCCAGAGTATAATTAAAGGTGAATTCATCATTTACACTACCAGTGGCATCACCACCACGTCTTGCGTTCGTTTGAGAACCTGTAAACCTACCATTTCTACTAATGGTGATATCAGGACCAAAAACCAATCTATAGGTTAAGCCGGGTATAATCTCATAATTGGCAAAAATACTATTGAAAATCCTGTAGTTTTTGGTCAGATCTTCCTGCGCTCCTTCAACAATTTCCGCAAACGGGTTGGTTCTTAATCCATCAGAAGTAGGTAGGAAGATTAAGTTTCCATCCTCATCGTAGGGCTTTCCAAGTGGATTTTCTGCAAGGGCTCCTCCGAGCGGATTGAAATTTTCTCCATTTCTTTCACTGAATGAAACCAAGGTAGAGGTGCCGAATTTTATTTTCTTATTAATCTGATGATCAATATTAGCTCTGAAAGTATATCGAGTATAATCTTGGTTTTTGATAACACCTTTATCATTAAAGTAGTTAGCAGAAACAAAGAAAGTAGTTTTTTCTGAACCACCACTTACACTTACCTGATGACTTTGAATAGCTCCTTTTCTTAAAAGTCCTCCGACATAATCAGTGCTTCTTCCCTGTGCAATACCCTCAAGCTCAACTGGTTCAAATAGTGATTCATCTGCTGCAGGTGTAGCTGGTCCATCTGGATATTCCCCACTTGTTCTACGAGATTCTCTTTTATATTCGGCAAACTCAGGTCCGTTGAAAACATCAATCTTTCCAAGCTCTTGATTCACTCCATAATAAGAGTCCACAGAAACGATTGTTTTTCCTCTAGTACCTCTTTTTGTGGTAATTAATACTACACCGTTTGATCCTCTAGAACCATAAATAGCTGTAGCTGATGCATCCTTTAGAACTTCCATAGAAGTAATATCCTGTGGGTTGATGTCATTTAATCCACCGACAACAGGAATTCCATCAATTACATAAAGTGGTTCGTTGGAAGCGTTGAAAGACCTTCTACCTCTAATTCTAACCTGTGGTGCAGAACCCGGTTTAGATCCAGGTTGAGTAACATCCACACCAGCTGCTCTACCTTGTAAAGCTTGTCTGGCATCTGTGATAGGTAATTCCTGAATTTCCTTTGAGCCAACTGATGAAATAGCTCCAGTCAATTGACTTTTTTTGGCAGTACCATATCCTACCACGACTACTTCATCCAATTCTGAAAGATCTGGGTTTAGTGTAACGTCGATTACACTTCTACTTCCAACAGATTCTTCTAATGGAGTATATCCTATAAAGGAAAATACCAAAGTTTCGGTTGAGGAAGCATTAATAGAGTAATTTCCATCCAGATCAGTGGTTGTTCCTCTAGTGGTGCCTTTGACTAATATAGTCACTCCTGGAAGGGGGAAGCCTGACTCATCATTGACAGTTCCCGTTACTTGTGAATCTTGTGCAAAAGTGGGTGAGACTCCACTTAAGAGCAAAAGAAGTACACATAAATACGTGTAAATTTTGGGTTTCATAATTTTTGAGGTTTGTGTTATAAAAATTGTTGTTTGTCTTGCCGCCCATCTTTTATGAGTGGTAAATAGGTTAGAAATACGATCATTATCTGTGATAATTTGATATAATCTGTTCAAATTAAATAGTATATCCATAGGAACTAAAATTTTTTACGCAATCGATTGCGTCAAAATATTATATTGGAAATAAAACCCAGTGTAATTGAATATACTTTATTTAAAAGTTTAGGTTTTTGATTTTTTTTCAAAAAAATGGCGAAAAATAATGTAATTTTTCAGTGGAGTACTTAATTAAAAAAATCATTTAACTCCCATAAATTCTAAAAAAAAATACCTGTTACGTTTTAGATAACAGGTATTCTATTTAGTTCTAAATATATTACAAGGAAGGAGGTTCCCAGCCTTTTTCATATTCTCTAGCCCAAAGTGCTTTTGCCTTAGTGGAGTTTTGTATATGTCCATTTTTGGGGTCGCAAACTAATGACTCTCCTGTTCTATAAGAGATGTTTGCCAAGTGACAAAGTAAAGTACTTACTGCACCTTCTTCTATAGTTGAGTTTTGTTCCTCATTTCCTCGGATAGCTTCAAAGAAATTAGAAACGTGGATCGTACTCATATCACCGCCTCCACCAAGCTGAGTTCCGCCTTCATTATTGGATGCAAGGTTCTCTTTGATAAGTTTACCTGATCTGTCAAAATGTTTATAGCCACCTCTATTTACAAAAACAGACCCTTCAGAGCCGTAGATGACTGTTCCACGATCGCTTCCATAAGTACTGTATCCATTTCGACTTTTTCCATCCCACTGAATCACGGAACCATTTTCAAATTGATAGGTTGATTCCAGTGTGTCATACATGGTCCATCCATCATCTTCGAAATGAAATTTACCTCCCACAGTTGAGACTTTTACTGGATAATCTACTTGTAGTGCCCACCTGGCTACATCCAATTCATGGGTCGCATTATTACCTGTTTCGGCAGTACCATAATCCCATCCGTACCAATGCCAATTATAATCCCATGTGTTGTCTGTATATTCTCTTCTTGGTGCAGGACCTTGAAATAATTCCCAATCAAGTCCTTCTGGTGGTGCAGCTGGTGTAGGATTTACCACTCTTCCTCTGGCATTGCTGTAAAAAGCTTTTGCCATATTGACCTTTCCAATGGCTCCTCCATGGATAGCTTTGATGATTTCAATACTTTCAGGAGCTGAGCGCTGCTGATTACCCATTTGGATGATATTGCCATATTTCTTTTGAATGGCGATTAATATTTCACCTTCCTTAGGGTTATGGCTACATGGTTTCTCTACATAAACGTGTTTACCTCTTTCGGAAGCTAGCCAAGTTCCAGGAGCATGCCAGTGATCTGGAGTGGCATTGATTAATACATCTACCTCTTTATCCTCCAGTACTTTCATAATATTCCCTTCCAATTTAGGTTTGTAATCAATCCTTTTGGAAAAGTTATTGGCAGCTCTTGTCATTTGTGACTCCATGACATCGCAGAGGTACATTAAATTTACATTGTTTTTGGCAAGGCTTATAGGCTCGTAATAAGCACCAAGTCTTCTGCCTAATCCTGCAATCGCAACATTTAATCTTTCATTAGAGCCAAGAATATTTCCGTAACTTTTTGCAGAAAAACCCAGACTTCCCATAGCTGAGAAGCCTAAAGTGGCAGCAGCTGACTTCTTTATAAATTCCCTTCTGTTTTTCTTCATCGTATTTTGGGCTTTATTTAAGTGACTTTAATTTAATGTTTTTGAAACTAACTCTGTTTCCATGATCCTGTAAAAGGATATGTCCTTGCTCAGCTTCGCCAAAATTCGGCCAGATTTTATACTTGCTATTTGCAACTAGTTCTCTAAACTCTTCAGATCCACGGTCATATTCCAAAACTTTAAGTCCATTTAGATAATGAGTAACATGATTATTTGGCTCTACTACTACACGGCCTTTGTTCCATTCTCCAATTGGATTTATAAATCTTCCTTGTTTTTGAGCAGTAATTAGATCATAAAGACTGGAAAGAGTTCTATTTCCTTCTTTTCCCATTTTGGCATCAGGATGCTTCTCATCATCTAAAATTTGGTATTCCAAACCAATTGCCGATCCTTTGTTTCCTTCAGATAAAGTCACGAAATACTTTAATCCACTATTAGCTCCTTCTGTAAGTCTAAATTCAAAGCCTAAATCGAAAGCAGAAAACTCTTCCTTGGTCACGATATCTCCGGCATTGGTAGATTCCCCACCGTCAGATTCAGCAATTGTCAAAATCCCATCATTGACCGACCAGCCAAAATCAGGAAACTCGTCTTTGTAAGCACCCTTCCATCCTTCAGAGTTTTGGCCATTAAATAGCAATTTCCATCCTGTGTTTTTTTCGTAGTCTGTCAATTCATTGAGTCTATTATTCACAACGTAAATAGATGAGCTGAAAGGCTTAGGGTCCAAATTAGTAGTCTTGATCTTTACATTTTTGAAATAAGTCTTATTGCCTTCGTCCTCTGGATTTCGAATGCTATGTACTTGTAGTCCCACGAATCCTTTGCTATCCATATCATCCACCACATAAGCAACTTCTTGTCCATTTAGCCAAGTTTTGATCTCATCTCCAATCACTTCTATTCTATAATGATTAAATTCTCCCATTTTAAAAGCAGTTTTCGCTGCTGGGTTTAGGTCCAAGGGGTATAACCATCCTCTGCGAGCTTCATCATAAATACCTGCCGACCATGCTCTTTCGCTTGGGTCAGCTTCTACCTGATATCCATAAACCAATCCATTTCCATCTCTAGCCGCAGGGTCGAATTGCCCACGGGCCATAATTCCAGAGTTACTTGTAAGGTTTTCTACTTTTAAGTCTAGCTCTAAAATGTAGTCTCCATATGTTTCTTCAGTAATTAAGAAGGTGTTTGGAGAGCCAGCAACTGCAGAACCTACAATTACTCCATCGACCACTTCAAAGTTGGCTGTCCCTGCTACAGCTTTCCATCCGCTGAGGTCTTTGCCGTTAAATAGGTCTACCCATCCATCATCGGACTTTTGAGCTCCATTGGAGCAACTTATAAACAGTATTCCTGAGAAAAGAAAAAGGAATAATTTCGAAAACATTTTCATAAAATTGGTTTTTAGTATTAAGTAAAAATCCTGATTTAAGGCTGTTCACACAACTAGGATTTGATTGAATTTACGCAAACGTTTTCGAGTTTAAAGCCTAAAAATCGATGAAAGAGTAATCTAGCATTTGAATGGAAAAAGAATCGGTCGAACTTTCTTACTTTTGCGCATGATTGATTTTGACCAACGAGGAAAAGTATTTATTACATGTAAGGATCGCTTTGTATCCTACCTGGAAGCAGAAGTGAGAGAACTGGGCTTTGTCCCAGATGAAGTTACCCGAACAGGGATAGAATTACAGGCAAGTATGGAAGAATGCATGGACCTCAATCTTCACTTGAGAACTGCGTCTCAAGTACTTTTCGAGATCAAATCTTTTTATCTCCAGCATGCAGATGATATTTATAGAAGAGTGAAGGCTATTCCTTGGGAGGAGTATTTAGATGTGGATGGTTATTTTTCTGTCAGCTCAGTGGTGGATAATGAAAGTATTAATAACCCCATGTTTGTGAACGTTCGGGTAAAAGATGCGATTGTAGACAGGTTTAGAGAAAAATCAGGAAGAAGACCAGATTCTGGTTCCGATTATCAAGGTCTCGTTTTTCAATTATACTGGAAAGGAACAAGAGCGGCTATGTACATCAATACTTCTGGAGATACGATTGGAAAACATGGATACCGGAAAATCCCAGGTAAAGCACCTATGTTAGAGTCTTTGGCTGCAGCTTCCATTTTCGCAACCGAATGGAACACTAGAGTTCCATTTATTAACCCAATGTGTGGATCAGGTACTTTAGCGATTGAAGCCGCTATGTTGGCTACTAAAAGATACCCAGGTTTGTACAGGGATAATTACTCCTTTCAATATATTCTTGGCTATCAAGAAGAAGCCTTTTTGGCTAAGAAGAGAAAGCTTGAAAATAAAATCAAAGAAATTCCAGAGCTCAAGATTATTGCCTCGGATTTATCCTTACAGGCCATTGCTTTTGCAAAAGAAAATGCAATCAATGCAGGTGTAGATCATATGATCGAGTTTCAGGTTTGCGACTTTGCTGAAACAGAAATTCCTGAAAGGCCTAGAGGGGTAGTAATTTTTAACCCAGAATATGGGCAAAGGTTAGGGGAGACGGATGAGTTGGTTGAGACCTATAAACGATTGGGAGATTTTATGAAACAAAAATGCCCAGGCTATAGAGGTTATATTTTTACAGGAAATATGGAGTTGGCAAAAAAGGTAGGTTTACGAGCCAGTAGAAGGATTGAATTTTGGAATGGTACCATTGATTGTCGCTTGCTAAAATACGACCTGTACGAAGGAAAAAAAGAAGATTAAAAAGAGCAGAAGAATTAAGCATTTTAAATGCTTAATTCTTCTGCTTCAGATACTATTGATGTTCGTCTCTTAACAAATCATTCACAGTTTTCACTGGATTGAAAGTAATTAGAGGAACTTCCACAAATAAAGTGTTCCAACCTGCCATGGCTCCATTCCAAAGGCCTGGCAATTCCAGTGCTTTTAAGTCTTTGCCACTTTTGGATTTTTCTGTAATGAAGCCAGTCATCATATCCCGGAACTCCAAAAGGTCAAAGTCCTTACCTTCAAAATCTTTGGTTCCACAGACTAGATCTACAGGGTTGAAGTGAGTGGAACTTTTAAAGACCTCTTGAGTGTCTGAATCACTCAGGTCTATTTGGGCAGTTTCAGCAATTTGCAAGGAAAGAGAACCGTCAGACTCTTGCACCCAAAAAGGACCGCCTCCTGGTTCCCCGGTGTTTTTCACCATTCCACAAACCCGTATAGGTCGATTTAATTTCTCCTGTAAAGCAGTTGCTTTATCCTCATGGGATTTGGACTCGTATCCATCCGGTAGTTTTGCTCCTAAATGGTAAGTAAGTACATGTTCTGCATGCATGATGGAGGAATCTGTAACTTCAGATTTTAACCTATTCAAGGCTTCAAAAACATGTTCCTGAATTTCTAAAAGGAGTCCACCGATAGCCATTTTATAGTTTTTGGTTTCTTCCTTTAGACGGTCGGGAACTACGTTGTCTATATTTTTGATAAAGATTAAATCGGCGGAAATGTCGTTTAGGTTTTCTAGTAAAGCCCCGTGACCTGCTGGTCTGAACAAGATAGAATCATCATCTTCCAAAAATGGGCTGTTATCCATATTGACAGCAATGGTGTCTGTTGCCTTTTTTTGTTGTGAATAACTTATGTCGAATTTGACTTCGTATTCCTTTTCAAGTTTGGGAACGATGGAAGCTATTTCAGTTTTGAATTTCGATTCATGCTCAGGGGAGACCGTAAAATGAATTTTAACAATATTGCCTTTTCCTACAGCATACTGTATTCCTTCAATTAAATGTTCATAGGCTGGAGTTCTTCTTTCCTCTGGGTAGCTATGAAACCTCAGCAAGCCTTTTGGGAGGCTTCCATAACCTAATCCATCTTCCAAAAGCAAGGCAGCTAGGATTCCTTTATAATCTCTAGAATCCAATTTGTGATTAATACTACTTCCTTGTGCCTTTAGAACCTCATTTAAGTCATCATAAAAGGCGAATTTTTCAATCTTGTCCATGAATTTCTGAACAAAAGGAGATTTGCTGAGGTCTCCATCTCCTTCAAGGAAGGCAAAAAGGTCCTTAAACATTCGTGAGGCAGCCCCACTCGCTGGAACGAATTTCACTACTTCAATTTGTGAAGTTTTTTCTGGGTAGGATTTTTGAAAGTGAGCAAGTTCCTTGTCACTCAATACTTTAATTCCATTTTTAGGAGTAGCAGCTGCTACAATTTTTAAAAAAGGAAAGCCGTTTTCGAAATGGTTTATTTGTTGTTTGACTAGCTCAGGGTTCATTCCCTGCGATAAAATTTTAGATTCTAAGCCTGTATCCATGCTTTCTTGGGTTTGACAAAAGTGATATGTTAAGATAGCAGGCTATTTGTCTTTGCTCAAATTTGAAAGAGGAATTTTAGAGGCAAATGCTAATAAATTGTCATATTCCCATTCTTTTTAAAAATTCCTCGCGTTTAGAATTAGATATGCTTACCTGTTTTTCATTGTTCATGACAATGTAGCCTCCTTCTGATTTGACAAATTTTTTAACCTCAGAAAGGTTGATTAAAAAACTATTATGAACACGCATAAAGTTGACATCAATAAGTAAGTTTTCATATTCCTTAAGGTTCTTACTGACCACTAACTTTCGATCATCTTTTAAATGAAAGTCTGTATAAGAACCGTTTGCTTCACAATATAGAATCTGGTTTACTGGAATAAACTCAACTCCCTCGGAAGTGGAAAGGCAAATTTTCCGATTCTCTGGATTTCCTGATTGAAAATTATTTAAAAGGTTTTCCAACAAATTCTGTCTAGATTCTGTTTGGATTAATTCCTTTGCTTTGTGAACTGCTTCTAAAAGCTCATCTAAATCGATAGGCTTTAATAAATAGTCTATTGAACTGAATTTTATCGCCTTGATGGCATAATGTTCAAATGCTGTGGTAAAAATCAAGTGAAAATCTAAATGTTTTACCTTTTGCAATACATCAAAGCCGGTTCCCGTTTGGAGTTCAATATCCATAAAAATGAGATCGGGCTGGTGAAGTGTTATTTTTTCAACAGCTTCTTGAACATCAGTTGCTTCACCCAAAACCTCAACCTCCGGGCAGTAATCTGCTAAAAACGTTTTGAGAGTTTCTCTATTATGATATTCATCCTCAATGATAATCACTCTTAAATTTGTCATTGTTTTGGGATTTTAATGATCACTTTCGTACCTGGCTTTAGATCCTCGTATTGAATAAAATCTTCGATGGATTGCCACTTGTTTTCCAACTTAAGTCTTTCATAAGTTAAGCTCATTCCTCTTGAGGGTCTATAATTTGCTCTCTTAAGTTCTCCTGCAGCTTTC
Above is a window of Algoriphagus machipongonensis DNA encoding:
- a CDS encoding RagB/SusD family nutrient uptake outer membrane protein, with amino-acid sequence MKNLAIKMNKWAKATALVIGFSTMISCDGFLEEDVVSQIGNDYLNTPKGLNDGINAAYSTMRAWYGTERGNNFTIFGTDIYTNGADGGWKFMNTYTNQFDSQNGHVRELWDEFYRGINTCNAVIDRSVNVTGVSEDVLKQRIAEAKFIRAHHYFILVQLFGGVDLQLSETEVPTKEVTRATVATVYSAIIQDLQEAIPNLEAKAKSSDYGRATRPAAEHLLGRVYLTKGTSEAAESSDFANAEPLLQSVIDNYGLILLPDFADVYAFGNEINDEVIYSVQYTRDPLTNGGGNNAHVFFLMEYDVQPGMIRDTENGRPFKRYRPTNYTLDVIFAERENDSRYKKSYRDAFLSNRPGTYNTTFDKSKETVTFAQGDTTMWLPGYNMSEAERAQYPYQVLTPELYTERLFPALRKHMDPGRADRTQFEGGRDYIAMRLADTYLLLAESQFRQGKMDLAAENLNMVRRRAAFPGKEAEMEISASDVTFELITEERARELIGEQTRWLDLKRWGILVERVKLYNPQGAPNIQDFHTLRPIPQNQIDRAEGNASAFPQNPGY
- a CDS encoding SusC/RagA family TonB-linked outer membrane protein, whose translation is MKPKIYTYLCVLLLLLSGVSPTFAQDSQVTGTVNDESGFPLPGVTILVKGTTRGTTTDLDGNYSINASSTETLVFSFIGYTPLEESVGSRSVIDVTLNPDLSELDEVVVVGYGTAKKSQLTGAISSVGSKEIQELPITDARQALQGRAAGVDVTQPGSKPGSAPQVRIRGRRSFNASNEPLYVIDGIPVVGGLNDINPQDITSMEVLKDASATAIYGSRGSNGVVLITTKRGTRGKTIVSVDSYYGVNQELGKIDVFNGPEFAEYKRESRRTSGEYPDGPATPAADESLFEPVELEGIAQGRSTDYVGGLLRKGAIQSHQVSVSGGSEKTTFFVSANYFNDKGVIKNQDYTRYTFRANIDHQINKKIKFGTSTLVSFSERNGENFNPLGGALAENPLGKPYDEDGNLIFLPTSDGLRTNPFAEIVEGAQEDLTKNYRIFNSIFANYEIIPGLTYRLVFGPDITISRNGRFTGSQTNARRGGDATGSVNDEFTFNYTLENILTFNKSFNEKHNLNITALQSIQKDRYEQTTVSVLGIPAESQFYHRLGDASQITGANTNLREWALMSFMGRVNYDYKNKFLLTATLRADGSSRFGENNRFGYFPSVALGWNIHSEGFMQNSTNVDQLKFRVSYGSIGNQAINPYQTQALLGRTSYAFDNSPAYGYRPSTIGNPDLRWETSTTFNVGLDFALWQNRVFGSLEYYITNTSDLLAPQPLPNSIGFGGFTTNIGETQNRGIELTLSTLNIEKGDFTWTSDLIFTKNKEEIISLPNGDDISAGRFIGQPLTIFYDLKKIGIWQLDELDEATSYGSVPGEIKIEDLNNDGVINSDDRQFLGSAVPDFALGFTNRFSYKGFDLSFFLFGRFGSMIRSQFHTGNNTLAGRYNNLDVNYWTPNNPTNDYPRPNVNQERAKYASSMEYFDGTFIKVRNINFGYNFAPEVINKIGFTSLRLYTSIQQPFIFANYRSEHKGIDPEVFIDGEQGVGGGAVNANVSPAVTSFTFGINAKF
- a CDS encoding Gfo/Idh/MocA family protein, with translation MKKNRREFIKKSAAATLGFSAMGSLGFSAKSYGNILGSNERLNVAIAGLGRRLGAYYEPISLAKNNVNLMYLCDVMESQMTRAANNFSKRIDYKPKLEGNIMKVLEDKEVDVLINATPDHWHAPGTWLASERGKHVYVEKPCSHNPKEGEILIAIQKKYGNIIQMGNQQRSAPESIEIIKAIHGGAIGKVNMAKAFYSNARGRVVNPTPAAPPEGLDWELFQGPAPRREYTDNTWDYNWHWYGWDYGTAETGNNATHELDVARWALQVDYPVKVSTVGGKFHFEDDGWTMYDTLESTYQFENGSVIQWDGKSRNGYSTYGSDRGTVIYGSEGSVFVNRGGYKHFDRSGKLIKENLASNNEGGTQLGGGGDMSTIHVSNFFEAIRGNEEQNSTIEEGAVSTLLCHLANISYRTGESLVCDPKNGHIQNSTKAKALWAREYEKGWEPPSL
- a CDS encoding 3-keto-disaccharide hydrolase, which produces MKMFSKLFLFLFSGILFISCSNGAQKSDDGWVDLFNGKDLSGWKAVAGTANFEVVDGVIVGSAVAGSPNTFLITEETYGDYILELDLKVENLTSNSGIMARGQFDPAARDGNGLVYGYQVEADPSERAWSAGIYDEARRGWLYPLDLNPAAKTAFKMGEFNHYRIEVIGDEIKTWLNGQEVAYVVDDMDSKGFVGLQVHSIRNPEDEGNKTYFKNVKIKTTNLDPKPFSSSIYVVNNRLNELTDYEKNTGWKLLFNGQNSEGWKGAYKDEFPDFGWSVNDGILTIAESDGGESTNAGDIVTKEEFSAFDLGFEFRLTEGANSGLKYFVTLSEGNKGSAIGLEYQILDDEKHPDAKMGKEGNRTLSSLYDLITAQKQGRFINPIGEWNKGRVVVEPNNHVTHYLNGLKVLEYDRGSEEFRELVANSKYKIWPNFGEAEQGHILLQDHGNRVSFKNIKLKSLK
- a CDS encoding THUMP domain-containing class I SAM-dependent RNA methyltransferase, which produces MIDFDQRGKVFITCKDRFVSYLEAEVRELGFVPDEVTRTGIELQASMEECMDLNLHLRTASQVLFEIKSFYLQHADDIYRRVKAIPWEEYLDVDGYFSVSSVVDNESINNPMFVNVRVKDAIVDRFREKSGRRPDSGSDYQGLVFQLYWKGTRAAMYINTSGDTIGKHGYRKIPGKAPMLESLAAASIFATEWNTRVPFINPMCGSGTLAIEAAMLATKRYPGLYRDNYSFQYILGYQEEAFLAKKRKLENKIKEIPELKIIASDLSLQAIAFAKENAINAGVDHMIEFQVCDFAETEIPERPRGVVIFNPEYGQRLGETDELVETYKRLGDFMKQKCPGYRGYIFTGNMELAKKVGLRASRRIEFWNGTIDCRLLKYDLYEGKKED
- a CDS encoding DUF4301 family protein; translation: MDTGLESKILSQGMNPELVKQQINHFENGFPFLKIVAAATPKNGIKVLSDKELAHFQKSYPEKTSQIEVVKFVPASGAASRMFKDLFAFLEGDGDLSKSPFVQKFMDKIEKFAFYDDLNEVLKAQGSSINHKLDSRDYKGILAALLLEDGLGYGSLPKGLLRFHSYPEERRTPAYEHLIEGIQYAVGKGNIVKIHFTVSPEHESKFKTEIASIVPKLEKEYEVKFDISYSQQKKATDTIAVNMDNSPFLEDDDSILFRPAGHGALLENLNDISADLIFIKNIDNVVPDRLKEETKNYKMAIGGLLLEIQEHVFEALNRLKSEVTDSSIMHAEHVLTYHLGAKLPDGYESKSHEDKATALQEKLNRPIRVCGMVKNTGEPGGGPFWVQESDGSLSLQIAETAQIDLSDSDTQEVFKSSTHFNPVDLVCGTKDFEGKDFDLLEFRDMMTGFITEKSKSGKDLKALELPGLWNGAMAGWNTLFVEVPLITFNPVKTVNDLLRDEHQ